CCGCAACGGTAAGTGAGTGCAGGGTGATCTCATGCCACTGTATCTTCGGATATGGGAAGGTGATCACCTCGGGTTTTTTGCCCACTCATAAGCCCGGAGACCGGCCTGATATTAAGCCGAGCGTTGCGGTGGGCGACGACAGGCCGGTTGGATTCTTCACTGGTGCTTGTTCCGCTTCGTCCGCCGCCTGTTATCCCTGTTTACCGCACGCCTGTATTTAGTTTCGCCAAAGCGCGAGCTAACAGGGAGTTGTACATCGTGTGTAAACAGTATTCTCTTAACTTGGTTTATCCCACGTTTCACTTTTCGCCGCTGTCTTTTTGTTAGGGTTGCTGGCGAATATGTCTGCCCCCAGCTTGCGCCCAGAAACAACAGAAAATAATGGCACACTACGAACGGGTTTAACCACTGGCGCCTGCGCAACGGCGGCGTCGTTGGCGGCTGCACGCTTGCTGCTTCAAGGCCAGCATACCGAGGCCGCGCGAATTCGCCTGCCCAGAGGTGAGTTTAGAGAGTTACTTATCGCTGACTTGCAGTTAACGGCTAATGCCGCACTGGCTGCGGTAATTAAAGATGCCGGTGACGATCCCGATGCGACGCATGGCGCCCGGCTGTGGGTAAAACTCCAGCTAAAAGCGGAACCCGGCGTGGCGTTCTTGGCTGGCCAAGGGGTGGGAACGGTCACCCGTAAAGGATTGGTATTGCCGGTAGGCGAGCCCGCGATAAACCCGGTGCCTCGACAGATGATAGTGGCGCATTTGCAGCAACAGGCGATGGACGCCGATTACCAAGGCGGATTTTTGGTGACGGTGGGTATCGACAACGGCGAGCGTATTGCGCTGCGAACCATGAATGGTCGCCTGGGCATCGTCGGTGGTTTGTCGGTGTTGGGGACCACGGGCATTGTTCGTCCTTTTTCCTGTTCGGCCTATATCGCCTCAATCCACCAGTCCATCGATGTTGCTAACGCAAATAAGCTGCAAAGAATTGCGGCTTGTACGGGCGGCACGAGCGAGGCTTACGCTCAGCAAAGATTTAATTTATGTGATGCCGCTATTGTGGAAATGGGCGACCTGTTTGGTGCCGTGCTCAAGTATCTGCGCCGTCACCCTGTACCCGCGCTTATCCTGGCGGCGGGCTTTGGCAAACTCACTAAATTCGCCGCCGGACATCTGGATACCCACAGCCGCCGGTGCGCGATTGATTTTCCGTGGCTGGCGGAGCAGGCCATGTTGCTGAACGGTGACGAGGTTCTCCGAGAACAAATTCTGCAATCCAATACCAGTTTGCAAGCCCTGAATTATTGCCAGCAACAGGGTGTGCCGTTGGCAGAGCATATCGCCTTGAAGGCTGTCCAGGTGGCGCGTCGCTATCTTCCCCAGTCTATTGCCTTAGAGGTGTGTGCTGTCGATCGGCAAGGCAAATTGCTTGCCTATGTCGGTGAGGCATGTCAGTGACCAATCATGTTTGGAGAAATAATGCATAGCGCGGCGATTGAAATCCAGCAGCTTTATAAGCGCTACGGTGATGGCGAGCCGGTGATCTCGGGTATTGATCTACGTATTCCCCAGGGGGCGTTTTTTGGTTTGTTGGGCCGAAACGGCGCAGGCAAAAGTACCTTGATCGGCTTGATAAGTGGCCTGCTCAATATGCAGCAGGGCAAAATTTTTGTGCAGGGCTTTGATAATCAGCGTCAGGCTATGCGAGCCAGACGCTGTGTTGGTGTGGTGCCCCAAGAGGTCAATTTTAATAGCTTTGAGCCGGTCCGGGAAATTATTGAAAGCCAGGCAATGTATTACGGATTGTCGCTGAAAAAATCACGCCAACGCAGCGCTGAATTGCTCGACAAGGTTGGACTCAGTCATCGCGCTGACAAAAAAGCATGGGGTTTATCCGGGGGCATGAAGCGTCGATTGATGCTCGCCAGGGCGCTGGTGCATCAACCCCAAGTGTTAATTCTGGACGAGCCCAGCGCGGGCTTAGATGTGGAAGCCAAGCAACAAACCTGGGCATTACTTAAAGATTTGAATCGTGACGGCACCACCATTTTGCTAACCACGCATTACCTGGAAGAAGCAGAATCGCTGTGTCGGGATATCGCCATTATTGACGAGGGAAAAATCATCGCCAGAGATGCGCCGCAACAATTGTTATCAGGCCTGCAATCTCGAAAGTTAACGCTCAATTTACACCGCGAAATTGCCGGGCCTCCGGTGTTGAACTATGGCCAGTTGTTGGCATGGCGAGCAATGGAGCTGGAAGTAGATTGGCCTTTGAAACTACCGCTAGCGCCGCTGTTTGAAAAGCTATCCGAGCAGGGGGTGGAGGTAGCCAGTGTGCAAGATGGTGGTAAGCGTTTGGAGTCTCGGTTTTTAGAGTTGTTGGCCGCAGATCAGCAGGTGGCGAAATGAGTATGGCAAGTGTGTATTGGTATGCATATCAAGGTCTTTTAATAAAACAGCTTAGGCGCTTTCTGCGGAGCTGGGTGCAAAGCCTGCTGCCGTCGCTGGTGACGGCGGGATTGTTCTTGCTGATATTCGGGCATTTGATGGGCAAGGACTTGCCCGCCAGAGACGGCGTCGCCTATGTCGAATTTTTAATGCCGGGGTTGATCATGTTTGCAGTGATTAGTAATGCCTACAGTAATTGCACCTTGGCTTTTTATGGCGCGCGCTTGCAGCGACATATCGAAGAAATGCTCATTGCTCCCATGCCAGCTTGGATCATTGTGGCAGGCTTTGTCAGTGCGGGGGTAATACGCGGTTTACTTGCCGGCAGTTTAGTGGCGCTAATGGCAATGCCCTTTACCTCTTTACAGCTACATCATGCAGGGTTTGCTGTCGGGGTGGCAGTCATGAGTGCGCTGTTATTTTCATTGGCCGGGGTGATCAACGGCGTCTACGCCCGCAGTTTTGATGATACCTCGTTGATTAGTACCTTCATCCTCACACCCTTAATTTATTTGGGCGGCGTTTTTTATCCGGTGGAATCCTTAGCTGCTCCCTGGGCAGATATTTCTATGATCAATCCCATGCTCTACGTTGTGGATGGTTTTCGTTATGGCTTATTAGGGATTCCGGGTCATGGCGGCACGATCACCTTTGTCGTGCTGACATTATTAACGCTGCTAATGGCAGGACTCGCTTGGTTTTTAATAGATCGTGGTGTGCGAATTAAATCGTAGTGGCCCGAAGTTTTTGCTTGGGGTTTTAAGGAATTTATGGAGAAGGAATATTGAAAGAGCGACATGATTATATTCGTAATGGGCAAGAAATCTATAAGGCCTCATTCGCCACCATTCGCAAAGAGGCTGAGCTAAGCCGCTTTCCGCCGGATATGGAAAGCTGTGCGGTACGGATAATTCACGCATCAGGCATGATTGATATTGCAGAGGATATCGATTTTTCTGACAGTGCTGGCAGCTTGGCCAGAATGGCGCTGGCCGCAGGAACCCCGATATTTTGTGATAGCGAAATGCTGGCCCACGGTATTACCCGAGCGAGATTGCCAGCAGAGAATCCAGTGCTCTGCACCTTGCGGGACCCTCGGGTACCTGCGATGGCAGCGGCGATAAATAACACCCGCAGTGCCGCTGCATTGGGTTTGTGGCATGAGCAGTTAGAAGGCGCCATCGTGGCGATAGGCAATGCCCCTACGGCACTTTTTCATTTGTTAAATCTGATTGCCAAGGGCGGTCCAAAACCCGCTGTGGTGCTGGGTTTTCCAGTGGGTTTTATCGGTGCGGCAGAAAGTAAGTTGGCGCTGTCACAAACAGAAAATTTACCTTTTATTACTGTTCACGGTCGCCGTGGCGGCAGTGCAATGGCGGCTGCGGCTATTAACGCCTTGGC
The DNA window shown above is from Spongiibacter sp. IMCC21906 and carries:
- a CDS encoding ABC transporter permease codes for the protein MSMASVYWYAYQGLLIKQLRRFLRSWVQSLLPSLVTAGLFLLIFGHLMGKDLPARDGVAYVEFLMPGLIMFAVISNAYSNCTLAFYGARLQRHIEEMLIAPMPAWIIVAGFVSAGVIRGLLAGSLVALMAMPFTSLQLHHAGFAVGVAVMSALLFSLAGVINGVYARSFDDTSLISTFILTPLIYLGGVFYPVESLAAPWADISMINPMLYVVDGFRYGLLGIPGHGGTITFVVLTLLTLLMAGLAWFLIDRGVRIKS
- a CDS encoding precorrin-8X methylmutase, coding for MKERHDYIRNGQEIYKASFATIRKEAELSRFPPDMESCAVRIIHASGMIDIAEDIDFSDSAGSLARMALAAGTPIFCDSEMLAHGITRARLPAENPVLCTLRDPRVPAMAAAINNTRSAAALGLWHEQLEGAIVAIGNAPTALFHLLNLIAKGGPKPAVVLGFPVGFIGAAESKLALSQTENLPFITVHGRRGGSAMAAAAINALATEREI
- a CDS encoding cobalt-precorrin-5B (C(1))-methyltransferase → MSAPSLRPETTENNGTLRTGLTTGACATAASLAAARLLLQGQHTEAARIRLPRGEFRELLIADLQLTANAALAAVIKDAGDDPDATHGARLWVKLQLKAEPGVAFLAGQGVGTVTRKGLVLPVGEPAINPVPRQMIVAHLQQQAMDADYQGGFLVTVGIDNGERIALRTMNGRLGIVGGLSVLGTTGIVRPFSCSAYIASIHQSIDVANANKLQRIAACTGGTSEAYAQQRFNLCDAAIVEMGDLFGAVLKYLRRHPVPALILAAGFGKLTKFAAGHLDTHSRRCAIDFPWLAEQAMLLNGDEVLREQILQSNTSLQALNYCQQQGVPLAEHIALKAVQVARRYLPQSIALEVCAVDRQGKLLAYVGEACQ
- a CDS encoding ABC transporter ATP-binding protein, giving the protein MHSAAIEIQQLYKRYGDGEPVISGIDLRIPQGAFFGLLGRNGAGKSTLIGLISGLLNMQQGKIFVQGFDNQRQAMRARRCVGVVPQEVNFNSFEPVREIIESQAMYYGLSLKKSRQRSAELLDKVGLSHRADKKAWGLSGGMKRRLMLARALVHQPQVLILDEPSAGLDVEAKQQTWALLKDLNRDGTTILLTTHYLEEAESLCRDIAIIDEGKIIARDAPQQLLSGLQSRKLTLNLHREIAGPPVLNYGQLLAWRAMELEVDWPLKLPLAPLFEKLSEQGVEVASVQDGGKRLESRFLELLAADQQVAK